The Deltaproteobacteria bacterium genome has a segment encoding these proteins:
- a CDS encoding class I SAM-dependent methyltransferase, with the protein MQKFSKLGYQRWQTELFQEEWFAKVFVQVMGALARPIYNWAWEIMRDDLQHAQTIGDVGCGNGLMTRRVASELQGKHFHLVEPSAAQLNAGTSVRKTIAKHHEVTAHNCMAEDIPLPDQSLDVLYTTGSINLWTDPARGLMECKRVLKPGGTLWLFDQRPCNTVPLALDALFKKRVFGLGIPGYPVQQVIDFAQEVGLHNPVVVENMSLYGLRWTIEPEAPEEVVETP; encoded by the coding sequence ATGCAAAAATTCTCCAAACTCGGGTACCAAAGATGGCAAACAGAACTCTTTCAAGAAGAGTGGTTTGCAAAGGTCTTTGTGCAGGTCATGGGCGCTTTGGCCCGGCCTATTTACAATTGGGCCTGGGAGATTATGCGCGACGATTTACAACACGCCCAAACCATTGGCGATGTTGGCTGCGGCAACGGACTCATGACGCGAAGAGTGGCCTCAGAACTACAAGGCAAGCACTTCCACCTGGTAGAACCTTCCGCCGCTCAGCTTAACGCCGGAACCTCTGTGCGCAAGACCATTGCAAAGCATCACGAAGTTACCGCCCACAACTGCATGGCAGAAGATATTCCCCTGCCCGACCAAAGCCTCGATGTGCTCTACACCACCGGCTCCATCAACCTATGGACCGATCCCGCCCGCGGCCTCATGGAGTGCAAACGCGTGCTCAAACCCGGCGGCACGCTCTGGCTCTTTGATCAGCGCCCCTGCAACACCGTGCCTCTGGCCTTGGATGCTCTATTTAAGAAACGCGTGTTTGGTTTGGGCATTCCCGGCTATCCCGTGCAGCAGGTCATCGACTTTGCTCAAGAGGTTGGTCTTCATAATCCTGTTGTGGTGGAGAATATGTCTCTTTACGGACTGCGCTGGACTATCGAGCCGGAAGCGCCGGAAGAAGTTGTAGAAACCCCTTAA
- a CDS encoding B12-binding domain-containing radical SAM protein, translating to MAKVLLINPPSETLGPENLRITNVLYPPPPGGIALVAACLEQAGHKVTIEDLVIAPRSEKDLLDAIATTGVDAVGFSVLGPAFYATRQMMRSIRTRFSKIRLFAGNALPSEFPEWFLNEVPECDAVIVGEGEATTVELIENNFASGTAGAMLQGDESFRPRPQLHDLDALPFPAWHLLPYRQYRASPQLLMRSEPTLGIIQSRGCPFSCGFCAQNFAWKKVRKRSVESVADEIARNARDLDIHHFGLYDSIFPLEKDYGEKLYHALEHRNLLGRVRFFCETRVDMVWPSTFEWLQKAGLHLTFLGIESPKENLLAQLDKKSPEVTIRKAVNTLREAGIRTYGLFMIGLPGETAVDREALGRFSRSLSLDVASFGIYSQYAGSPGVRSNPEIRPEDLLDGNWQMDGELGRAQKDLMRSFYLRPSLIARHLWQRDIKMDRMFKGFLQLLPALPAR from the coding sequence ATGGCAAAGGTGCTTCTGATCAATCCACCCAGCGAAACTCTGGGGCCCGAAAACTTACGTATTACCAATGTTTTGTATCCGCCGCCTCCGGGAGGCATTGCGTTGGTGGCAGCATGCTTGGAGCAGGCAGGGCATAAGGTGACCATTGAAGATTTGGTTATCGCTCCCCGCAGCGAAAAAGACCTTTTGGACGCTATCGCAACAACTGGTGTAGATGCGGTTGGATTTTCGGTTCTTGGCCCTGCTTTTTATGCAACCCGCCAAATGATGCGATCCATTCGCACACGCTTTTCAAAGATTCGTCTTTTTGCCGGCAATGCGTTGCCGAGCGAATTCCCTGAGTGGTTCTTAAATGAGGTTCCTGAATGTGATGCTGTGATTGTGGGTGAGGGGGAAGCAACCACGGTGGAGCTTATAGAAAACAATTTTGCCAGTGGGACGGCAGGTGCGATGTTGCAAGGTGACGAGAGTTTTCGGCCTCGCCCGCAGCTGCATGATTTGGATGCTTTGCCATTTCCGGCTTGGCACCTTTTACCGTATCGGCAATACCGAGCCAGTCCGCAGCTTTTGATGCGTTCAGAGCCCACGCTGGGAATTATTCAAAGTCGGGGTTGTCCTTTCTCCTGTGGGTTTTGTGCGCAGAACTTTGCCTGGAAAAAAGTGCGGAAGCGGTCAGTGGAAAGTGTGGCAGATGAAATAGCCCGTAACGCACGGGATTTGGATATTCATCACTTTGGGCTCTATGACAGCATCTTTCCTTTGGAGAAGGATTACGGCGAAAAGCTCTACCATGCTCTTGAGCATCGTAACCTTTTAGGAAGGGTTCGTTTCTTTTGCGAAACCCGGGTAGACATGGTGTGGCCATCTACCTTTGAGTGGTTGCAAAAAGCTGGTTTGCATCTCACTTTCTTAGGCATTGAATCACCCAAAGAAAATCTCTTGGCCCAATTGGATAAGAAAAGTCCGGAGGTAACCATTCGCAAAGCGGTGAATACCCTGCGTGAGGCGGGCATACGCACCTATGGTTTGTTTATGATTGGGCTGCCGGGAGAAACGGCGGTGGACCGCGAAGCATTGGGCAGGTTCTCACGTTCGCTCTCCTTAGATGTGGCAAGCTTTGGCATCTACTCGCAGTATGCCGGAAGTCCGGGTGTGCGCAGCAATCCTGAGATTCGTCCGGAAGATTTACTCGATGGCAATTGGCAGATGGATGGCGAGCTTGGGCGGGCGCAAAAGGATTTGATGCGCTCGTTTTATCTGCGACCTTCGTTGATTGCCCGTCATCTTTGGCAGCGTGACATCAAAATGGACAGAATGTTTAAGGGGTTTCTACAACTTCTTCCGGCGCTTCCGGCTCGATAG